In the Carassius gibelio isolate Cgi1373 ecotype wild population from Czech Republic chromosome A2, carGib1.2-hapl.c, whole genome shotgun sequence genome, one interval contains:
- the LOC128030069 gene encoding BAG family molecular chaperone regulator 1-like isoform X1, which translates to MAENTMTVTVAYGSTKHNITLTAQDGHEALLKDLCEALTEATGVPIPSQKVIFKGKSLKEMEEPLSSFGIRQGCKLMMIGKRNSPEEEGELKKLKDIEKSVEQTAKKLEKVDGELTGLKNGFLAKELQAEALNKLDHRVKVAAEQFMKILEEIDGMNLPETYSDSRMKKKGLVKTVQGFISQCDKIEAGISDHLAKIQTKNLALAE; encoded by the exons ATGGCGGAGAACACTATGACAGTAACAGTCGCTTATG GCTCAACCAAACACAACATCACTCTAACAGCACAGGATGGACATGAAGCACTGTTAAAGGATTTGTGTGAGGCACTTACAGAAGCCACAGGAGTACCAATACCATCCCAGAAAGTCATATTTAAAG GGAAATCACTGAAGGAGATGGAGGAGCCGCTGTCCAGCTTTGGAATAAGGCAGGGTTGTAAACTGATGATGATTGGAAAGAGG aacAGCCCTGAGGAGGAAGGTGAGCTTAAAAAGCTCAAAGACATTGAAAAGTCAGTGGAGCAAACTGCCAAGAAGCTCGAGAAGGTGGATGGTGAACTAACAGGACTGAAGAAT GGTTTTCTTGCAAAGGAGTTGCAAGCTGAGGCTCTTAACAAACTGGACCACAGGGTGAAAGTTGCCGCTGAGCAGTTCATGAAAATCCTAGAGGAAATAGATGGAATG AACTTGCCTGAGACTTATAGTGATTCCAGGATGAAGAAAAAAGGACTTGTGAAAACTGTTCAG GGTTTCATATCACAGTGTGACAAAATTGAAGCTGGAATATCAGACCACTTGGCTAAGATTCAGACAAAAAACTTAGCCTTAGCAGAATGA
- the LOC128030058 gene encoding charged multivesicular body protein 5 isoform X2, which yields MKYKDQMKKMRDGPSKNTVKQKAMRVLKQKRMYEGQRDQLSQQSFNMEQANYTIQSLRDTKTTVEAMKIGAKEMKKAYKQVKMDQIEDLQDQLEDMMEEANEVQEALSRYGTPEIDEDELEAELDALGDELLLDDDSSYLDEASSAPSIPEGMPSDTKTNKDGVLVDEFGLPQIPAT from the exons ATGAAGTATAAGGACCAGATGAAAAAGATGAGGGATGGACCCTCAAAA aatacagtaaaacagaagGCGATGAGAGTACTGAAACAAAAGAGAAT GTATGAAGGTCAAAGAGATCAGCTTTCCCAGCAGTCATTTAATATGGAACAAGCCAACTATACAATCCAGTCTTTAAGGGACACCAAAACAACA GTGGAGGCTATGAAGATTGGTGCAAAAGAAATGAAGAAAGCATATAAACAAGTGAAGATGGACCAGATTGAA GACCTGCAGGATCAACTGGAGGACATGATGGAAGAGGCCAACGAGGTGCAGGAAGCTCTCAGTCGCTACGGCACACCAGAGATCGATGAGGATGAGTTagaagcag AGCTGGATGCTCTGGGAGATGAGTTACTGCTGGATGATGACAGCTCTTACTTAGATGAAGCCTCGTCTGCACCCTCCATTCCTGAAGGAATGCCCAGCGACACTAAAACCAACAAG GATGGCGTTCTGGTCGATGAGTTTGGTCTACCACAGATCCCTGCCACATAA
- the oprk1 gene encoding kappa-type opioid receptor yields MDSNVVQIFKEDKCPSSHPEKCLPNFTWQSAVSDIYNYSLNESWTNEQETMSPIIPIITAVYSVVFVVGLVGNCLVMYVIIRYTKMKTATNIYIFNLAVADALVTTTMPFQSTDYLLNSWPFGEVVCKVFISIDYYNMFTSIFTLTMMSVDRYVAVCHPVKALDFRTPMKAKIINIFIWVLSSAAGIPAMILGSTQTNNGTTECALQFPDPYIYWDTLMKICVFIFAFVAPLLIITVCYTLMVLRLKSVRLLSGSREKDRNLRRITRLVLVVVAVFVVCWTPIHIFILVKALAPGVPETTAVMAAYFFCVALGYTNSSLNPILYAFLDENFKRCFRDFCCPGRMKGDGHGHGVSRVRSTLREHTCPAEAKGDGGQGRPV; encoded by the exons ATGGACAGCAACGTGGTGCAGATTTTTAAGGAGGACAAATGCCCCTCATCGCACCCCGAAAAGTGTTTACCCAACTTCACATGGCAGTCTGCGGTCTCGGACATTTATAACTATTCACTGAATGAAAGCTGGACGAACGAGCAGGAAACTATGTCGCCTATCATTCCGATCATCACTGCCGTGTATTCCGTGGTGTTCGTGGTAGGACTAGTGGGGAACTGCCTGGTGATGTATGTCATTATCAG ATACACTAAAATGAAAACCGCCACAAACATCTACATCTTTAACCTGGCTGTTGCCGATGCCTTGGTAACCACCACCATGCCCTTTCAGAGCACAGATTATCTACTGAACTCCTGGCCGTTTGGAGAGGTGGTGTGTAAGGTTTTCATCTCCATCGACTACTATAACATGTTTACTAGTATCTTCACCTTGACCATGATGAGTGTGGACCGCTATGTGGCCGTCTGCCACCCCGTCAAGGCCCTGGACTTCCGGACACCCATGAAAGCTAAGATCATCAACATCTTCATTTGGGTGCTGTCCTCGGCTGCTGGGATCCCTGCAATGATTCTTGGGAGCACTCAGACAAACAATG gtaCTACAGAATGTGCTCTGCAGTTTCCAGACCCGTATATCTACTGGGACACATTGATGAAGATCTGCGTCTTTATCTTTGCCTTTGTGGCTCCTCTCCTCATCATCACGGTGTGCTACACGCTCATGGTCCTGCGTCTCAAGAGTGTACGTCTGCTATCGGGCTCGCGGGAAAAAGACCGCAACCTGAGACGCATCACCCGCCTTGTGCTGGTTGTGGtagctgtgtttgtggtgtgctGGACGCCCATACACATCTTCATCCTAGTCAAAGCTCTTGCGCCCGGAGTGCCGGAGACCACTGCGGTCATGGCTGCTTACTTCTTCTGTGTGGCGCTGGGATACACCAACAGCAGTCTGAACCCCATCCTGTATGCTTTCCTTGATGAGAACTTCAAACGGTGCTTCAGGGACTTCTGCTGCCCAGGTCGGATGAAGGGGGACGGGCACGGGCACGGCGTCAGTCGGGTCAGAAGCACTCTTCGCGAGCACACGTGCCCAGCAGAGGCCAAAGGTGATGGGGGCCAGGGTCGACCCGTATGA
- the LOC128030069 gene encoding BAG family molecular chaperone regulator 1-like isoform X2: MAENTMTVTVAYGSTKHNITLTAQDGHEALLKDLCEALTEATGVPIPSQKVIFKGKSLKEMEEPLSSFGIRQGCKLMMIGKRNSPEEEGELKKLKDIEKSVEQTAKKLEKVDGELTGLKNGFLAKELQAEALNKLDHRVKVAAEQFMKILEEIDGMNLPETYSDSRMKKKGLVKTVQLFGLLF, from the exons ATGGCGGAGAACACTATGACAGTAACAGTCGCTTATG GCTCAACCAAACACAACATCACTCTAACAGCACAGGATGGACATGAAGCACTGTTAAAGGATTTGTGTGAGGCACTTACAGAAGCCACAGGAGTACCAATACCATCCCAGAAAGTCATATTTAAAG GGAAATCACTGAAGGAGATGGAGGAGCCGCTGTCCAGCTTTGGAATAAGGCAGGGTTGTAAACTGATGATGATTGGAAAGAGG aacAGCCCTGAGGAGGAAGGTGAGCTTAAAAAGCTCAAAGACATTGAAAAGTCAGTGGAGCAAACTGCCAAGAAGCTCGAGAAGGTGGATGGTGAACTAACAGGACTGAAGAAT GGTTTTCTTGCAAAGGAGTTGCAAGCTGAGGCTCTTAACAAACTGGACCACAGGGTGAAAGTTGCCGCTGAGCAGTTCATGAAAATCCTAGAGGAAATAGATGGAATG AACTTGCCTGAGACTTATAGTGATTCCAGGATGAAGAAAAAAGGACTTGTGAAAACTGTTCAG ctgtttggacttttatTCTGA
- the LOC128030058 gene encoding charged multivesicular body protein 5 isoform X1 — MNRIFGRSKQTPTPNLSDCVGNVDTRIESIDKKITRIDAELMKYKDQMKKMRDGPSKNTVKQKAMRVLKQKRMYEGQRDQLSQQSFNMEQANYTIQSLRDTKTTVEAMKIGAKEMKKAYKQVKMDQIEDLQDQLEDMMEEANEVQEALSRYGTPEIDEDELEAELDALGDELLLDDDSSYLDEASSAPSIPEGMPSDTKTNKDGVLVDEFGLPQIPAT, encoded by the exons ATGAACCGAATTTTCGGTCGGAGCAAACAAACGCCTACTCCTAACCTTTCTGACTGCGTAGGCAAT GTGGATACGAGGATCGAGTCAATCGATAAGAAAATAACGAGAATCGACGCAGAGCTAATGAAGTATAAGGACCAGATGAAAAAGATGAGGGATGGACCCTCAAAA aatacagtaaaacagaagGCGATGAGAGTACTGAAACAAAAGAGAAT GTATGAAGGTCAAAGAGATCAGCTTTCCCAGCAGTCATTTAATATGGAACAAGCCAACTATACAATCCAGTCTTTAAGGGACACCAAAACAACA GTGGAGGCTATGAAGATTGGTGCAAAAGAAATGAAGAAAGCATATAAACAAGTGAAGATGGACCAGATTGAA GACCTGCAGGATCAACTGGAGGACATGATGGAAGAGGCCAACGAGGTGCAGGAAGCTCTCAGTCGCTACGGCACACCAGAGATCGATGAGGATGAGTTagaagcag AGCTGGATGCTCTGGGAGATGAGTTACTGCTGGATGATGACAGCTCTTACTTAGATGAAGCCTCGTCTGCACCCTCCATTCCTGAAGGAATGCCCAGCGACACTAAAACCAACAAG GATGGCGTTCTGGTCGATGAGTTTGGTCTACCACAGATCCCTGCCACATAA